The following are encoded together in the Deltaproteobacteria bacterium genome:
- a CDS encoding hydantoinase B/oxoprolinase family protein: MSSIPIDPILVSILQRRFKSITEEMSIALTMTTRSPILCEAKDFVTGLYDSQGRMLEQKENLPILSFSLGPVCEYIIRYFGDDIHPGDVIFHNDVFSMGNQNNDVAAYKPIFYRDELVGWSACKGHQADIGGAVRGGYNPLATEVWQEALRIPPVKVFEKGRLRKDVWDLIFANIRLEMVAQDMRAQIGSCVVGERGLLALIEKYGPSVFDAHKEYLFESTEKMMKAEIRSIPNGVYTGESNVYYDGRTPGSVYTIRVRITVEDEHITFDYSDTDSQTNGFVNGTYTSSASATVLTFLQMVNPDVPHNDGMVRPIDIIIPKGTILNADYPAATTYGNHLCPNNADAIMRALGPVIPDRVTAEWNELLCSLSTGIDPRRNEPYVDIGFMGLKGGSGAIRGVDGYDHIGMIDASGGVLDQDYEMFEQQTPHLLLHHEYWTDSAGAGRWRGGLGVETRFVIGGKKTKVITFGDGDVEAARGAHGGKEGTLNKIELKYPDGTIYKAASKDLIEDVPEGTVYFQQAGGGGGYGDPYARSSERVRKDVRNGVVSIEKARSDYGVVIHPETLEPDPEATARLRMGRGLDD, translated from the coding sequence ATGAGCTCGATCCCCATAGACCCGATTCTGGTCTCCATACTGCAAAGGCGTTTCAAGTCCATCACCGAAGAGATGAGCATAGCCCTCACGATGACCACCCGTTCCCCGATCCTGTGTGAAGCCAAAGACTTTGTCACCGGGCTTTACGATTCGCAGGGAAGAATGCTCGAGCAAAAGGAGAACCTGCCGATTCTCAGTTTTTCCCTGGGACCCGTCTGTGAATACATCATTCGGTATTTCGGGGACGACATCCATCCCGGGGACGTTATTTTCCATAACGATGTGTTTTCCATGGGAAATCAAAATAACGACGTGGCGGCGTACAAGCCCATCTTTTACAGAGATGAACTGGTGGGGTGGTCGGCCTGTAAAGGGCATCAGGCGGACATCGGAGGCGCCGTTCGGGGAGGGTACAACCCGTTGGCCACGGAGGTATGGCAGGAGGCGCTGCGGATACCGCCGGTAAAAGTCTTCGAGAAAGGCCGACTTCGCAAGGACGTGTGGGATCTGATATTCGCCAACATCCGCCTGGAAATGGTGGCTCAGGATATGCGGGCGCAGATCGGGAGCTGCGTGGTGGGCGAGCGTGGTCTTCTGGCGCTCATCGAGAAATACGGTCCGAGCGTGTTCGATGCCCACAAGGAGTATCTGTTCGAGTCCACGGAAAAGATGATGAAGGCGGAGATCCGCTCCATACCCAACGGCGTGTACACGGGTGAATCCAACGTGTATTATGACGGCCGGACACCGGGTTCCGTGTATACGATCCGGGTAAGGATCACGGTGGAAGACGAGCACATTACTTTTGACTATTCGGACACCGATTCCCAAACCAACGGCTTTGTCAACGGGACGTACACCTCGAGTGCTTCCGCGACCGTACTGACCTTTCTGCAGATGGTGAATCCGGATGTTCCTCACAACGACGGCATGGTCCGGCCCATTGACATCATCATCCCCAAGGGGACCATCCTGAATGCGGACTATCCGGCGGCCACCACCTATGGCAATCACCTATGTCCCAATAACGCCGACGCCATCATGCGGGCTTTGGGCCCGGTCATCCCGGATCGGGTGACGGCGGAATGGAACGAACTGCTGTGCAGCCTGTCGACGGGGATCGATCCGCGGCGAAACGAACCTTATGTGGACATCGGGTTCATGGGCCTCAAAGGAGGCTCAGGAGCCATAAGGGGTGTGGACGGCTACGATCATATCGGCATGATCGACGCGTCGGGCGGAGTCCTGGATCAGGATTACGAGATGTTCGAGCAGCAGACTCCTCACCTTTTGCTGCATCATGAGTACTGGACCGACTCCGCGGGAGCGGGCCGATGGCGAGGGGGGCTAGGAGTGGAAACCCGATTCGTGATCGGCGGGAAAAAGACAAAGGTCATCACCTTCGGGGACGGTGACGTGGAAGCGGCCCGGGGCGCTCACGGGGGCAAGGAGGGGACGCTGAACAAGATCGAGCTGAAGTATCCGGACGGAACCATCTACAAGGCCGCCAGTAAGGACCTCATCGAGGATGTTCCGGAAGGGACCGTCTATTTTCAGCAGGCAGGCGGCGGAGGCGGTTACGGCGACCCTTACGCGCGGTCTTCGGAGCGGGTTCGCAAGGACGTGCGAAACGGGGTGGTTTCCATTGAAAAGGCCCGAAGCGATTACGGGGTGGTGATTCATCCCGAAACGCTGGAACCGGACCCGGAAGCCACGGCTCGACTCCGTATGGGTCGCGGGTTGGATGATTAG
- a CDS encoding hydantoinase/oxoprolinase family protein — AKTGLLTTKGVRYALEMRRGVREEQYNNRYRNAEPLVERYLRAPVRGRLDYKGDEIEPVNEEDARDGVRLFEMEQVEAVAVCFMNSFANYAHEKAVGEIVRELLPAAYSAVSHEVLPSIRFYDRISTTVLNAYVGPILSRYLDALRKKLEAVEFGGVLLIMQSNGGVISPEIARKHAASTLLSGPAGGPVAGIAYTAIQGYRDCITMDMGGTSFDTALIKDRTPLVTTVGEINRLRLALPMLNVVTIGAGGGSIGWLDEGGLLRMGPRSAGSKPGPVCYDLGGEEPTCTDADLILGYLDPDYFAGGRIRLNLDKAVEAVRRNIADPLGMNVMEAAAGMYNVINVNMAAAVREVSVQQGQDPRDFPLVVAGGAGPNHACMIAKELEIPVMLVPSESSIFCAAGMLMSDLKHDFVRSYPTLLDETDPERFRNLFREMEDEGRGLLAIEKISDERISFVYALDLRYVRQYHELTLEVPRSEIEGVEMATIGKRFHPRHDRMYGYSLEDDGTRIELINLRLTAIGRTDKPRFTEQPFEGESPEKAFKGTRSVYLPLERRKIETPVFEGDRLFFGNHIAGPAIIEQVNTTTFITPEYNALVDRYGSYTVYLKSRETEFKERVLA; from the coding sequence GGCAAAGACAGGCCTTCTCACGACCAAGGGAGTGCGGTATGCCCTCGAGATGCGAAGAGGCGTGCGGGAGGAACAGTACAACAACCGGTATCGGAACGCGGAGCCGCTGGTCGAGCGCTACCTGCGGGCGCCGGTTCGAGGTCGGCTCGATTACAAAGGGGATGAAATCGAACCCGTGAATGAAGAAGACGCAAGAGACGGTGTCCGGTTGTTCGAGATGGAACAGGTAGAAGCCGTGGCCGTGTGTTTCATGAACTCGTTTGCGAATTATGCTCACGAAAAAGCAGTGGGAGAGATCGTTCGCGAGTTGCTCCCGGCGGCCTATTCGGCCGTTTCTCACGAGGTATTGCCGTCCATCCGTTTCTACGACCGCATCAGCACCACCGTGCTGAACGCCTACGTCGGTCCCATCCTGAGTCGATATCTGGACGCTCTAAGGAAGAAACTCGAGGCCGTGGAATTTGGGGGCGTTCTTCTGATCATGCAGTCCAACGGGGGCGTCATCAGTCCCGAGATCGCACGAAAACACGCGGCTTCCACATTGTTGTCCGGACCAGCCGGCGGGCCGGTCGCCGGTATCGCGTACACAGCCATACAGGGATATCGCGATTGCATCACCATGGACATGGGAGGGACCAGTTTTGACACGGCCCTGATCAAGGACCGGACGCCGCTGGTGACCACCGTGGGGGAAATCAATCGCCTGCGTTTGGCCTTACCCATGCTCAACGTGGTCACCATCGGGGCAGGGGGCGGCAGCATCGGATGGCTCGACGAAGGCGGGCTGCTCCGGATGGGACCCCGGAGTGCGGGATCCAAACCCGGTCCCGTGTGTTATGATTTGGGCGGCGAAGAACCTACGTGTACGGATGCGGATTTGATTTTGGGATATCTGGACCCGGACTACTTTGCCGGAGGGCGCATCCGGCTCAATTTGGACAAAGCCGTGGAGGCCGTTCGGCGGAATATAGCGGATCCCTTGGGTATGAACGTGATGGAAGCCGCCGCCGGCATGTATAATGTCATCAATGTGAACATGGCGGCCGCTGTCAGGGAGGTGTCGGTACAACAGGGGCAGGACCCGCGGGATTTCCCTCTGGTCGTGGCGGGAGGAGCGGGTCCCAACCATGCGTGTATGATAGCAAAAGAGCTCGAGATTCCCGTCATGCTGGTTCCCAGCGAATCCAGCATCTTCTGTGCGGCGGGGATGCTCATGAGCGACCTCAAACACGATTTCGTGCGGAGCTACCCAACGCTTCTCGATGAAACGGATCCGGAGCGCTTCAGAAATCTGTTCAGAGAAATGGAAGACGAGGGCCGCGGGCTCCTCGCCATCGAGAAAATATCGGATGAACGCATATCGTTCGTCTATGCCCTGGATTTACGGTACGTGCGCCAGTACCACGAACTGACCCTCGAGGTTCCACGTTCGGAAATCGAAGGGGTGGAGATGGCGACCATCGGGAAGCGGTTCCATCCCAGGCACGACCGTATGTACGGGTATTCCCTCGAAGACGACGGAACCAGGATCGAATTGATCAATCTCCGCCTTACCGCCATCGGTCGCACGGACAAACCGCGCTTCACGGAGCAGCCTTTTGAGGGCGAAAGTCCTGAAAAGGCGTTCAAGGGAACACGATCCGTGTACTTGCCGTTGGAGCGGCGAAAAATCGAGACGCCCGTGTTCGAGGGCGATAGACTGTTCTTCGGCAATCATATTGCAGGGCCGGCCATTATCGAACAAGTGAATACGACTACCTTTATCACTCCGGAATACAACGCCCTAGTGGACAGATACGGCAGCTACACCGTATACCTGAAATCCAGGGAAACGGAATTCAAGGAAAGGGTTTTGGCATGA